DNA sequence from the Peptoniphilus sp. GNH genome:
AAGGATAAGATCTTTTCATCTTATCTTCTAAAGAAAGCCTTCTTATACCAGCATCTCTAAGCTCTAAGGTCTTGGAGCGTTCGACATCAGAGAGGATTTTTACTGGTTTTTCACCCTTCATCTTCTCTAATAGTTCTTCTTTATTTACCGAACATATAGCAGCAATTTTTTCTGCATCGGCTTCCAAGTCAGACTTGTATCTAGCTTCGTATTCCGATAAACTCTCCTTGTCATTTTTAGGATTGGCATCCGGATCCATATTGTAATAAGCGTCAGCACATGCCACATTAAGGGCCAGCTCTTTTAAATTCCTGTCGTAAATTATTCCTCTTTCAGAGTTTAAGACCTCAGTTCCTGTAATTTGTCTAAGGGCAAGTCTTGTGTACTTGTCCGAAACAAGGACTTGCAAATAAAATAATTTTGAAAAAATCACAACAATTAAAAAAGTCAGAATAACCAGGATAAAAATTATTTTTCTATTTGCATTTGCTGAAAAACTTTTTTTATTGCTTCCCTTGTCTGACTTTTTCTTTTTATTTCTAAATCTATTAAATAGTTTCAACATATCCACCTAATCTTTAGTATATGATTTTAAAACTGAAATTACAGGACTTAGAAAAACGTTCTGATTGACATCTTTTGATTCTTTTGCATTATCAAGCTCTATGTAGATTATTTGATCATCGCTAGGATAGACCATGCCAAGCTTATACATGGCTTCCTCAGCAATCTCGCTTGAGCTTTTTATGCCGACAACTTCCCCCTCGAGGGATAATTTGTTCTTTTTCAATTCTGAAATTTCAGCTTCTTGACTCGCAATCTTTCTATCTAAATTCGTAAGATGAGCATACATTATAGTCGATAGTATTGCAACAATTAATATTAGCACTGATATCGGTAAAATTAATCTGTTTTTTATTTTATTTTCTTTTTTAATTTTGTATTCGTTGTTTTGCATGATTCACCTACAATTTTTCAGCCACTCTCAACTTGGCACTTCTCGATCTATTGTTGTATAAAATCTCTTCATCACTAGGCAAGATTGGGTTTTTGCTTATTATTTCTATTTCTCTTTTCTTGTCGCAAATGCAAACAGGTATCTCTGGCGGGCAAACACAATCCAAATAGTAGTATTTGAAGATATCTTTAACCAAATGGTCTTCCAGAGAATGAAAGCTTATGACACAAATCCTACCACCTGGATTTAATCTATCTATCATCTTGCCCAAGGATTTTTTTAAAACATCAAGTTCGTGGTTGGTTTCTATTCTAAGAGCTTGAAAAGTTTTCTTGGCAGGATGTGAACCCTCTCTTCTGACCTTCTTTGGAATGGCAGCCTTTATTATCTCTACCAATTCAAAAGTCGTATCTATTGGTTTTTCTTCCCTTTTTTTAACTATAAAATTAGCTATTCGCCTTGCCCATCTCTCTTCTCCATAGACCAGCAAAATTCTCGCTATCTCACCCTCAGAATACTTATTTACAATATCCCAAGCCGAAAACTCCTGCTTTCTGTCCATTCTCATATCCAATCTGGAATCTAGCCTATAAGAAAATCCTCTCTCCTTCATGTCGAATTGATAAGAAGATACTCCCAAGTCTAGCAAAATCCCATCAAGCTTATCTATTCCCAGTCCATCTAGAACCGCTTCAAAGTTTTCATAGTTGGTGTTAAATAGTTTAAAATTACTTCCTATTTTTTCTAACCTCTCCCGAGAAACTTCTATCGCCTTTTCGTCTTGATCAAGCCCTATTAAAAGCCCATCTCCACAAAGCCTTCTTAGAATTTCACTCGAATGACCCGCTCCTCCCAGAGTGCCATCCAGATAGATTTTTGAAGGTCTTATATTTAAATTTTCAATTACTTCATCAAATAGCACTGGCTTGTGAACAAAATCCATAATCCACCTAAATTCCAAGTTCGGATAATTGTTGAGCCAACTCTTCATAAGAAAGACCCTCTGTCGAGTTGTAAGCCTCCCACTCTTGCTTGCTCCAGATTTCAAATCTAGTGGCAACTCCGATTATAACTGCGTCCCTTTCTATTAAGGCATGGTCTCTCAATTTCTGAGGTATCAAGACCCTGCCCTGCTTGTCAAGTGAGGCATCAGATGCTCCAGCAAAAAAAGTCCTCACGAAACTTCTAACCATGGGGTTGGTCATAGGAAGAGCCTTCAACTTTTCTTCTATTAATTTCCACTCTTCCATGGGGTAGACAAATAAACATTTATCCAGACCTTTAGTCATGACAAATGTTTCGGATAGATCATCTCTGAATTTTGCAGGTACTATAACTCTCCCCTTGTTGTCGAGAGAATGTTCATATTCACCAATAAACATAATTCCACCATTTTCTACCACTAATAACCACTTTCTTCCACTTCACCTATATTCTAACCTATTTTTATAAATACTTCTACCCTTATTTTGAAATTTTCTCATAGTTTTTTTAGTAATTTCAGCCATTTGTCGATGTTTTTTTGTTTGACAAATCCCATTTTCATTTTTATCTATGTCACATTCATTGACATTGGTGAAATTTATTGATTCCCCTAAAAAATACAATTTTTTATTGCATTTGAGCATAGCCTGTTTATCAAAAAACTTATTCGCCATTTATTTTTAACGGTATAGTTCTGTATTTTATTAGCGTTTAAAGTAGTTTTAAAAATTGATATTAATTATATGAAGTGATATCATCTATTTGACATAGTTTATGTTTATGAAAATAAATACAATTTTAGAGGAGCCGAAATGAAAAAACTAAGAATTGGATTTTTTATGTTTATCGCACTGATTTTCTTTTTTGTATGTTCGTGCACGGAAAATGTATCAGCGGATGACAATCCGTATAATATTAAAAAATATATTGGATATGCAACCGAGGGAGAATATAAGAAAAATGCCTATGTATATTGGGATAATAATAGAAATGCCATGGTCATAAAGGGGTCTGGCGAAATGGCTTCCCCAGGTTTTCCTATTCAAAAATTGATTGATGAGATAACTAAAAAAATTTATGCTCAATATGGAGATGAGGATATAGACTACGACTCCCCTCGTTATCATAAGCTTGAAGAAGAGGCCAACGCCTTTTTAAATAAGGTGAGAGCTCCGGGTGGATTGAAGCTTATAATAGAGGACGGTGTAGAGTTTCCAGAAGATTCGACCATGCTATTTTCTGGTGATAGTGGCACTATTTACAGTGAAATAATCTTTCCCAAAGACCTTTCTACTAGTCATGTCAAATCCATGATTCAAATGTTCTTTTTGCAGCCTTATGTAAATCCTGATGTATCTAAGTGGGATGTTTCAAATGTAGAAGACTTTGAGCAGATGTTTGCATATACAGGTTCAGCAAATCCCGATGTGTCTAATTGGGACACTTCTAAGGCAAAAAGCATGAACGGAATGTTTATTATGGCAAAAGCAGCCAACCCTGATGTTTCAAAATGGAATACTTCAAGTCTTACCCTGCCCCAATATATGTTTTATGGTGCAGATTCAGCTAATCCAGATTTATCCCATTGGGATCTTAGAAAATCCGAATCAATAGCATATATGCTGTCAATGTCGTCTGTTAGGGAGCTTGATTGTAGAACTTGGCCACTTAATCTAGATAGGGGTAATATATCTAATTTATTTTCTTACACTCCAAAACTTCAATATGTCTACTTGCCAGCTAATCATAATTTTGGTCCAGATGAGTTTTTAAGTGCTGATCCTATAGAAAATGCTATGAGTGAAGACTTTAAGATGCAAAGAGATGGCGAGCCGTCTGGAGCCGTCATTGAAGGCAGCCACAATTCTTTTTTGTTTAAACCCACAGGATTGCCTACGGTGTATTTCGTTCCTCAAAATATAGTTACAAAATCCACTTGGAAAGATTCCAATGACAAAAACGGTGTCAGACCAAAAGAATTGAAACTCACCCTCCTTGCAAATAAAGCGAAGATTTCTGGAAATATTGAAAAACCAAAAGAAAATCCCGTAAAGATAAATCTTGAGAATAATTGGACTGCTAATTATACTGGGCTTGATATATTTTCTAATGGCTCTAAAATCGATTATAGTATACTTCTAGATCCCATAGACGATTATGTAACTGAATTTAAAAATTATGTTCCTGATCTGCCCGAGAAGGAAAGACTTAAGACAAGAGGTATAGAGATTATAAATACCTATATGGAAATAGCTGAAGAAAAACCCTTTGGCACTAAGCCGAAATGCCCTGAAAATTTTGTAAGAGTTGTCGTGGATACGACAGATAAGGCCTCATCTGATACTTATTTCAAGCGCGCCTTTTGGGTTACTCCAAATAAGGAAGTTAAAATACCTGTTTCAAATCCAACTGGAAAAATGGGCTGGGTCTTTACTTCCTGGAAAAGTGAAAATGACGGAACTGTTTGGAAGCCTGACCAAGCTATTAAAAAGCAGTTCAAAGATAAAGAGACTCTCATCTTGGCTCAATACGATAAGGTCTGGTTGGGCATCAAAAAAGTCGATGTGAATAAAGTCGATGTGAATATTCACAAGGCCTATATTTTTGGCTACCCCGATAAGACCCTAAGACCTAATAACAATCTTACAAGAGCCGAAGCTGCTGCTTTGGCAGTAAGACTTACTGAGTTTAAGGCTGATAATACGGATAAACTTTTTGATGATGCTCTAGCTAATGCTTGGTACAATCCCTATATAAATTTGGCATATGAAAAGGATATGTTACAGTCAGACAACAATCTCATAAGACCCAATGACTTCATAACAAGGGCAGAGTTTGCCAAACTGATTTCTCCTTTAGATAAGGAAAATTCTTCCCAATCAGATTTTACAGATATAAAGGGTCATAGATATGAGAAAGAGATAAATCAAGCTTTTGCCAACAAAAGAATCTGCGGCTATCCAGATAAGACATTTAGACCCGATAAATTTATAAGTAGAGCTGAAGCTTCAAAAATTTTAAATAGCTTATTTAAAAGATCTGCTGATCGTAATTTTATAGATGCCAACCCAGATAAATTAAAATCTTATAAAGATTTAGATAAAAATAGTTGGGCCTACTACGATCTGCAAGATGCTGCAAACTCTCGCAAATACAAGAGAAGCTCCGACTCCTCTCTTGATGAAATATGGCTTGAAATCTTGCCGTAATTCGAATTTTTATATGAAAATATCCCCCTTGCTCCTTTCTATGTAAGCTAAGGGGGATGTTTTTATATATTTTTCATAATATAGTTATTGAGATTCTTCTTTTCGTCTATTTATTTCGCTTAAAATTCTTTCATTCAAAGCAAGAGCCGAGTTGTAG
Encoded proteins:
- a CDS encoding septum formation initiator family protein, with product MQNNEYKIKKENKIKNRLILPISVLILIVAILSTIMYAHLTNLDRKIASQEAEISELKKNKLSLEGEVVGIKSSSEIAEEAMYKLGMVYPSDDQIIYIELDNAKESKDVNQNVFLSPVISVLKSYTKD
- a CDS encoding BspA family leucine-rich repeat surface protein, which codes for MKKLRIGFFMFIALIFFFVCSCTENVSADDNPYNIKKYIGYATEGEYKKNAYVYWDNNRNAMVIKGSGEMASPGFPIQKLIDEITKKIYAQYGDEDIDYDSPRYHKLEEEANAFLNKVRAPGGLKLIIEDGVEFPEDSTMLFSGDSGTIYSEIIFPKDLSTSHVKSMIQMFFLQPYVNPDVSKWDVSNVEDFEQMFAYTGSANPDVSNWDTSKAKSMNGMFIMAKAANPDVSKWNTSSLTLPQYMFYGADSANPDLSHWDLRKSESIAYMLSMSSVRELDCRTWPLNLDRGNISNLFSYTPKLQYVYLPANHNFGPDEFLSADPIENAMSEDFKMQRDGEPSGAVIEGSHNSFLFKPTGLPTVYFVPQNIVTKSTWKDSNDKNGVRPKELKLTLLANKAKISGNIEKPKENPVKINLENNWTANYTGLDIFSNGSKIDYSILLDPIDDYVTEFKNYVPDLPEKERLKTRGIEIINTYMEIAEEKPFGTKPKCPENFVRVVVDTTDKASSDTYFKRAFWVTPNKEVKIPVSNPTGKMGWVFTSWKSENDGTVWKPDQAIKKQFKDKETLILAQYDKVWLGIKKVDVNKVDVNIHKAYIFGYPDKTLRPNNNLTRAEAAALAVRLTEFKADNTDKLFDDALANAWYNPYINLAYEKDMLQSDNNLIRPNDFITRAEFAKLISPLDKENSSQSDFTDIKGHRYEKEINQAFANKRICGYPDKTFRPDKFISRAEASKILNSLFKRSADRNFIDANPDKLKSYKDLDKNSWAYYDLQDAANSRKYKRSSDSSLDEIWLEILP
- the mraZ gene encoding division/cell wall cluster transcriptional repressor MraZ, with amino-acid sequence MFIGEYEHSLDNKGRVIVPAKFRDDLSETFVMTKGLDKCLFVYPMEEWKLIEEKLKALPMTNPMVRSFVRTFFAGASDASLDKQGRVLIPQKLRDHALIERDAVIIGVATRFEIWSKQEWEAYNSTEGLSYEELAQQLSELGI
- the rsmH gene encoding 16S rRNA (cytosine(1402)-N(4))-methyltransferase RsmH — translated: MDFVHKPVLFDEVIENLNIRPSKIYLDGTLGGAGHSSEILRRLCGDGLLIGLDQDEKAIEVSRERLEKIGSNFKLFNTNYENFEAVLDGLGIDKLDGILLDLGVSSYQFDMKERGFSYRLDSRLDMRMDRKQEFSAWDIVNKYSEGEIARILLVYGEERWARRIANFIVKKREEKPIDTTFELVEIIKAAIPKKVRREGSHPAKKTFQALRIETNHELDVLKKSLGKMIDRLNPGGRICVISFHSLEDHLVKDIFKYYYLDCVCPPEIPVCICDKKREIEIISKNPILPSDEEILYNNRSRSAKLRVAEKL